CGCTGTGAAGCGGGCGAGCGAGGAGATTAGCTCGACCGAGGTATCTTCCAATAAAGCAATAGCTTACAGTCAGGCTTGAGTCCAAGCCATCAATCATTCCCATAACCATCTGAATTACCGACTACCCTGGCGACCAACGGTGCCGACGAGATTAGTCTGGGCGAAATCGCGCGGGAGGCTAACCTGAACGACAGCAGGCGCTTTGTGGCACTCCCCCAGCAGCATCGACAAATCAGTAGACGAAGCGCTTAAGTTAGTGATTATAGCCGCCGACATCATTAGCTGAGAACTCGAAAAGAGGAGGATAGGCTTAAAGCAACAACCATTTGACGCCGATAATCTTACGGTACAGATGGGTGTAACAGACCCGACGCACGTTTGCGGAAAAGGTGGGAGGAACGAGGCACTTTTCCCCGACTAACCGCGGGGAAGTGAAAGGTTAGAAGGTCGAAGTTGCTCAGACCTTGGCAGACATCGGAAGTGGCTGAACGTAGCGAGCAGTCAGTCGAAATGTCGGAAACGGAATCCGACAGGGACATTCAAGGAGGATGGTGTAATGTCGTTACGCATTAACCACAACATTGCTGCACTCGACGCGCAGCGTAACCTTGCCATGACTACCCGCTCCATCAGTCAAGTGATGGAGAAGCTGTCATCGGGTTATCGCATTAACCGGGCGTCGGATGATCCGGCCGGACTGGTCATTTCGGAGCAGTTCCGCGCCCAGATCGCCGGGCTCTCGCGCGCCATTCAGAACTCGGAAGGTTCGATCAACATGATTCAGACCGCCGAGGGCTCGCTGAACGAAATCAACTCGCTGTTGGTTTCGATGCGCGAATTGGCCATTCACGCCGCCAACGAAGGCTTCAATGACGCCAACCAGTTGGCCGCGGACCAGGCCGAAATCGAAAACGCGATCAAGACGATCGACCGCATCGCGGCCAACACGCAGTTCGGCACGAAGAAGCTGCTCGATGGTACCAAGGACAATATCGCGACCATTACGACCGCGAACTCGTCCGGCCTGACCGTCCTGAAGAGCTTCCTCACCTCCGGTAGCCATTCGATTACCGCGACCAAGACCGCGGATTCGTCGGCCACCATCAACACCACGTCGCTGGGTCTTTCGCTCCAGGGTACGGGCACTCCGAACAATCTGGAAGAGAAGATCCACAACCTTAACGTGCTGCAAGCCTCGGAAGGCGCCGAGAAGCTGTCGAACTCGATGGCGATTACCGACGCGTTCGGCAACGGGATGACCATTGCCGCGACCGCCGCGTATGCCACCATCATGAGTTCCGCCTCCGTACTCAGTGCGGCGACCGCGTCGCAGGCCGGTACCTATACCATGGTTCTCAACTACCAGGAGAACAATGAGGCCGTCACCGGCGACCAGACGCTGCAGATTGCGATCGCGGCCACCGATACCCGCGCGCAGATCATCACCAAGTGGAACCAGGCGATTGCCAATAACGCCGCATTGGCCGGCAAGGTAACCGCCGCGACGACCACGTCGGGCACCGGCAACGGTATCCAGTTCCGCGCGGTGAACATGGGCGCCCAGTACAGCTTGAAGCTGACCTCCGGCACGACCACGGCGACTTCGAACTACATGACGATGGGTTCGAGCCGCTCGAGCCGCGGCGTCAGCTTGAACGTGCTGAACTTCACGGTAACCACCGCGAAGAACAACGGTACGACGGCTGATGTGACGGTCGGCGCCGCCACCTACAGCTCGATGTCAACTCTGGCCACTGCGATCCAGACCGCCGCGCGCACTGCGTTCGGTACGGTTTCGGTCGGCACCGGTCAGACCTCGACCACGAATGATCTGGACATTGCCGTTGAGGGCACTGACCAGTTGAAGTTCTTCACCTACGATGAAGGCTCCGACTACAAGATCAAGCATAATTCGACTGGAACCGAGTCCGAGCGGCTTTTCAACGTGCTCGGCCTGACCGCTGATACATTGGCGGTTTCCGGTACTGACGCGCTCGTTTCCTTCGATGGTTACACCACGGCTGTCACCTCGGTGAAGTACGGTGCGACCACCGATACGACCCTGTACAACAAGGCTTCCGGCTCCGCCGGTCGCGGCTCGATCGACCTGACCATCGACAAGGCTTCCAACGGTCTTAACGTTGGCAACCTGCTGCTCGATGTCAAGGCCTCCAAGTACGACGTCCGTCTTGACGGCGGTCCGGCGTACTCGGTGACGGCCGGTAAGGACGCCACGGTGTACAACGCCGACCGCACGCAGTCGTTGCGTATCCGCTACGACCTGACCTCGACGGGCGGCTCCGAATCGATCACCAATACCGACCAATCGCTGGTCTTCCAGATCGGCGGTAACGTCGGCCAGACCGCTTCCATCGGTTTGCGCAGCATGACGACCTCGGCGCTCGGCCGCAACCTGGCGGGCAACGCGTTTGCCAGCCTGGCCGAGATCAACGTCGAGACGGTGCAGGGCGCTCAGGATGCCCAGACTGTGATCGATGCGGCGATTGATGAAGTGTCGAACGCGCGCGGTACGCTGGGTTCGTTCCAGAAGAACACGCTGGAATCCAACCTGCGCAACTTGCGCGTCGCGGCGCAGAACCTGACCGCTTCCGAATCCGGTATTCGCGATACCGATATGGCCTCCGCCATGTCCGACTTCGTGAAGAACCAGATCCTGTTGCAGGCGGGTACGGCGATGCTGGCGCAGGGCAACCAGCTGCCGCAGGTTGTGCTGTCGCTGTTCCAGTAAACCGCTGACTAAGCAACCACGCGGGAGGCCGCTTCCCGGCCTCCCGCCGGTTCTTCATGTGAGGTGAGCATGGTTTCTCATGTGAGTCCGACTGACGCACGTTTGGCGGAAGCCCTGCTTCCGGTACGGGCGACGTCTCCGGAGACTCCGCCACCGAACATGGACGACAAAGTGACGAGTCAGGTCAGCCCGCCGGTCGACGCTCGCCATCCGGAAACGGACGCGCAGGCGGCCAAACTGGATGACACCCTGACCGCGAAACTGGAAGAGCTGATTGAAGAGTTCAATCTGGAGTACCAGCATCGCAACATTTCGCTGCGGTACTCGATCGACAAGAAGGCGAATTCAGTAGTGATCAAGGTGATGGAAGCGGACACCGAGAAGCTGATCCGGCAGGTTCCGCCGGAGGCCATTTTGTCTCTCAAGCGCTACATGCGATCATTGCTCGGAGAGATATTTGACGCCCAAGCTTAGGAACGCCGATGATCGGGAAGTTAGCGCTTCCCGATCATCCTGATGATTCAGGCAGAAGCCAAGGAGTGAAGCGATGGCCGGACTTTCGGGCTCGATACAGGGGCTGAATTCCAATCTGGACACCACCTCGATCATCGACGCGCTGTTGACCTTCGACAAGCAGAATGTCACGCTGCTGGAATACGATCAAGCCCTCAAGACGAATCAGATTTCGACCTATCAGGCGATCAACACGCGGCTGTTGGCGTTTCAGACGCAGGCCGCCGCGCTCGGGCGCGCCGCGGCCTTCAGCGCCACCAAGATCGACGTGTCCAATGAGGATTATCTCCTCGCGGTCGGCGGCGAGAATGCCGGGATCGGGTCGTATTCGCTGGCGGTAACCGCGCTGGCGCAAAACCACCAGATTGCGTCGCAGGGATTCAGCGAGGCGGAAGCCGCGAATCTCGGCACCGGCACGATCACGATCACTGTTGGGGACGGTTCGGCCCGGACGATCACCATCGATTCGACCAACAACAGTCTCGATGGCATCCGCCGCGCCATCAACGACGCCAAGATCGGCGTCACGGCAACCGTGATTAACGACGGCAGCAGCTCGAACGCCTACCGGCTGATGTTGTCCGCCGACAAGACCGGCGCCAAGAACAAGATTGTCGTCAACACGAGCTTATCGGGGACGAAAACCCCGAATTTCACCACCTCGTCTTTTGACCAGGTCGAGAAGCTCTCCTTCACGGGTGCGGCCACTTCGACGCCGCGGTTGGGCACGACGGCCGCTTATTCCGGCAACCAAAACAAGACTTACACCTTTACCGTGGCCGGCAACGGCACGCAGACTGTCGGCACGGGCGATATCACGATCAACTGGAGCGACGGTACCAACAGCGGCTCGATCATCGTCAGCCAGGCGGACACCGAAGTCGAATTGACCGGGACCGGTTCGGACGGCCTGAAGCTGCAATTCGGCGCCGGCACGCTGGTCGCGGGTGACACATTTCGCGTCCAGACGTTTGCGCCGCTGCTGCAGCGGGCGCAGGACGCCGAGATTACGCTGGGCTCGAGCGACGGCGGGGGATCGCCGATCACCGTCACCAGTGAGACCAACACGGTCAAGGACCTGATCGCCGGCGTGACCTTGAACCTGAAGAAGATTTCCGGTGACGACAAGATCAATATCACCGTGGCGCGCGACACCGACGGGATCATCGACGCCGTCGATTCCTTCATAACGAAGTTCAACGATGTGATCGGGGCGATCGACCAGCAGTTTGAATTTGATCCCAAGGCTACCGACAAGACCGGTGTGCTTTTCGGCGACGGCACGCTGCGCATGCTGCAGAATTCGCTGCGGGGGAAGGTCACTTCGCGCGTGTCCGGGCTGGAATCGCAGTATAACATGCTGGCCGCGATCGGCATACGCATGGGCACCTCCGGCAAGCTGGCGGTGGTTGACCGCACGAAGCTGGAGACGGCGATTACGGAGAACATCGACGACGTGCGCAAGCTGTTCGCCGCGTCCGGCACCAGCAGCAATGACAAGATTTCGTTTCTGGCGATGGGATCCAAGACCAAGGCAACGGACACCGGTTATGACGTCGAAATCACGCAAGTCGCCAAGAAGGGTTACTTGCGAGGCGCCGCGATTGCCGATCCGGCCACGACGCCGCTGACGATCATGTCGGCCAACAAGAATCTGCAGTTGCGCGTGGACGGCATGGTCTCGGAGAATATCGCTTTGACTGAGAAGACCTATACGACGGCCGACGAGCTGGCGAATGAGCTGCAGCAGAAGATCAACGCCGACAAGAAAATCGGCAAGATGGGAATTGAGGTCAGCTATTTCGAGAACGGTGCGAACGGTTACTTGATTCTCACGTCAGGAACGTACGGCAAGAGCTCCAAGGTTGACATCATGACGGGCACCGGCAACTCCGCGTACACGGCACTCGGGCTGGCGGCGGGCCAGTCGTTCGCCGGCCAGGACGTCTCCGGAAA
The sequence above is a segment of the Candidatus Zixiibacteriota bacterium genome. Coding sequences within it:
- a CDS encoding flagellar protein FlaG gives rise to the protein MDDKVTSQVSPPVDARHPETDAQAAKLDDTLTAKLEELIEEFNLEYQHRNISLRYSIDKKANSVVIKVMEADTEKLIRQVPPEAILSLKRYMRSLLGEIFDAQA
- the fliD gene encoding flagellar filament capping protein FliD: MAGLSGSIQGLNSNLDTTSIIDALLTFDKQNVTLLEYDQALKTNQISTYQAINTRLLAFQTQAAALGRAAAFSATKIDVSNEDYLLAVGGENAGIGSYSLAVTALAQNHQIASQGFSEAEAANLGTGTITITVGDGSARTITIDSTNNSLDGIRRAINDAKIGVTATVINDGSSSNAYRLMLSADKTGAKNKIVVNTSLSGTKTPNFTTSSFDQVEKLSFTGAATSTPRLGTTAAYSGNQNKTYTFTVAGNGTQTVGTGDITINWSDGTNSGSIIVSQADTEVELTGTGSDGLKLQFGAGTLVAGDTFRVQTFAPLLQRAQDAEITLGSSDGGGSPITVTSETNTVKDLIAGVTLNLKKISGDDKINITVARDTDGIIDAVDSFITKFNDVIGAIDQQFEFDPKATDKTGVLFGDGTLRMLQNSLRGKVTSRVSGLESQYNMLAAIGIRMGTSGKLAVVDRTKLETAITENIDDVRKLFAASGTSSNDKISFLAMGSKTKATDTGYDVEITQVAKKGYLRGAAIADPATTPLTIMSANKNLQLRVDGMVSENIALTEKTYTTADELANELQQKINADKKIGKMGIEVSYFENGANGYLILTSGTYGKSSKVDIMTGTGNSAYTALGLAAGQSFAGQDVSGKINGEDATGAGQILTGKEGNATTEGLKLLVNMETADLLGSAEAKVKLFRGVGSVMQDFADSIAKSGDGTLARRTKALENQIDDIKERITDMNERMELKRQRLLEKFLAMEETLGQLNSQSSYLAAQLNQIGQNFSQIASNNSKG